Proteins encoded within one genomic window of Anopheles gambiae chromosome 3, idAnoGambNW_F1_1, whole genome shotgun sequence:
- the LOC1274400 gene encoding GRIP and coiled-coil domain-containing protein 1, with protein MEKKRHESNKLKEYESIISSQKEHINRYENRLKDIIVAYKGIVKEKAALEETLKALQKVNDGKEAILANGLHECSEAVLASGSVEGQLQTLMNNLTTITAERNRIEEVSKYERNQLRQKLANKDSIIEELSRRIKDFESQSQFEMSSFNPNTPVDYGPRMGPSEDQSVKIRELKKLLDDERNLNEQLELQLGNLKTQFMVIAPDRHTVSKKLVDPKKTTPTDCDSKGTNNSSINLKESLRELQDEMNHLKKQYAIAVAEEKQRVRLAEENSKRLREIHEERVANFESRIKELSEMVGRYDRIKEQDKVYILQLKTAIANLKTKRVEENNDSPQYDRESIEDGYGAGQLLVENHSTGGITERKEDLSFLAEIAPEDQHADETNELKMYKRRYEQAMDENQRLKRDLLLCQENVSQLKQKIGIQKQSTAQIEFDLKQKITDQQIALKNESVKHTEALIALQASFERKITHLQDSLQNQRERSLAVMDEKEEEIKTLRTSLEILSLSSASATQEFHNDAIGNRLVDRSDSNSEPSFMMVTSLQSLSEDHQHLIHYAQEIARMNVEISALRTSKNSSEASLRKLAQEKLMIEETYKTQISAMEKEMERLRRNRQLEGSNLEYLKNVVLSFLLSKDTECKKHMTNAIAAVLKFDENEVKAVNNINY; from the exons aTGGAGAAGAAAAGGCACgaatcaaacaaattaaaagaaTATGAATCCATCATTAGCTCTCAGAAAGAACACATTAATCGCTATGAAAATCGGCTCAAGG ATATTATCGTGGCGTACAAAGGTATTGTCAAAGAAAAAGCAGCATTAGAAGAAACCTTAAAAGCACTTCAAAAAGTTAATGATGGCAAGGAGGCTATCTTGGCTAATGGACTTCATGAATGTTCTGAGGCAGTTTTAGCCTCTGGATCGGTTGAAGGACAACTACAAACTCTAATGAACAATCTCACCACTATCACAGCGGAACGCAACCGGATCGAGGAAGTGTCAAAATATGAAAGAAATCAACTTCGCCAAAAACTGGCAAACAAGGATTCCATTATAGAAGAACTGTCGCGACGTATTAAAGATTTCGAATCTCAATCACAATTCGAGATGAGCAGTTTCAATCCAAATACGCCTGTAGACTACGGACCGAGGATGGGACCGTCTGAAGATCAATCTGTGAAAATTCGGGAGTTGAAGAAATTACTAGATGACGAGCGTAATCTAAACGAGCAATTAGAGCTACAGCTTGGAAATTTGAAAACTCAGTTTATGGTTATTGCTCCGGACCGACACACCGTTTCGAAAAAACTTGTTGATCCAAAGAAGACAACACCAACGGACTGCGATTCAAAAGGAACTAATAATAGTTCAATCAACTTAAAAGAATCTTTGCGTGAGTTGCAAGATGAAATGAACCATCTAAAGAAACAGTATGCAATTGCTGtagcagaagaaaaacaacgtgTCCGTCTGGCAGAAGAAAACAGCAAACGTTTGAGAGAAATACACGAGGAGCGTGTGGCTAACTTTGAATCCCGCATCAAAGAACTTAGTGAAATGGTAGGCAGATACGATCGTATAAAAGAGCAGGATAAAGTATAcattttgcaattaaaaacTGCAATTGCgaacttaaaaacaaagcgagtGGAAGAAAACAATGATTCGCCTCAATATGACCGGGAATCCATAGAGGACGGTTATGGTGCAGGACAGTTATTGGTAGAAAATCATTCAACAGGAGGTATTACAGAGAGGAAAGAGGATTTAAGTTTTTTAGCTGAGATAGCACCAGAAGATCAACATGCAGATGAAACGAAcgaattaaaaatgtataaacGGCGTTACGAACAAGCAATGGATGAAAATCAACGACTGAAAAGAGATCTTCTTTTATGTCAAGAAAATGTTTCgcaactaaaacaaaaaattggtattcaaaaacaatcaacagcTCAGATAGAATtcgatttaaaacaaaaaataacagatCAACAGATAGCTCTTAAAAATGAATCCGTCAAACATACGGAAGCGTTGATTGCATTGCAAGCATCATTTGAGAGAAAAATCACACATCTTCAAGATTCGTTACAAAATCAGCGCGAACGTTCGCTTGCGGTGATGGAtgagaaagaggaagaaattAAAACTCTTCGAACCTCTCTTGAAATACTTTCACTTTCTTCGGCTTCTGCTACTCAAGAGTTCCATAACGATGCAATAGGCAATCGGCTAGTTGATCGTTCGGATAGTAATTCCGAACCATCATTTATGATGGTAACATCGCTTCAATCGCTATCTGAGGATCATCAGCATTTGATTCACTATGCACAAGAAATTGCACGAATGAATGTAGAGATCAGTGCTCTAAGAACTTCAAAAAACTCGTCAGAAGCCTCGTTGCGCAAACTTGCCCAAGAAAAGTTAATGATTGAAGAAACTTACAAAACTCAAATATCGGCAATGGAAAAAGAGATGGAACGTTTACGAAGGAATCGACAATTAGAAGGATCAAATttggaatatttaaaaaatgtagtTCTAAGTTTTTTATTATCAAAGGATACTGAATGCAAGAAACATATGACCAATGCAATAGCAGCAGTTTTaaagtttgatgaaaatgaaGTGAAAGCCGTAAATAATATCAACTATTGA